A window of the Nitrospiraceae bacterium genome harbors these coding sequences:
- a CDS encoding ATP-binding cassette domain-containing protein encodes MLNSESSPFIQIHHATVFRGAQPVLHDLSLVINQGCSTVILGPNGSGKSTFMKLLSRELYPVVGPDQYVRLMGKEHWNVWDLRAQIGLISAEMQQVYPCHTTGLDIVISGFFSSLDVYDHQTISLQHRTKSFEMMRMLGIAHLRDRAFGEMSSGEQRRALLGRALVHEPQILVLDEPTTGLDVQACFQYLQIIRNFIRQGGTVILVTHHVHEIPPEIERVVLLKQGRIIKDGPKGDVLNDLSLSVLFETPVHLLHDQGWFQIVPAFPG; translated from the coding sequence TCGCGGAGCTCAGCCTGTTCTCCATGATCTTTCTTTGGTGATTAACCAGGGGTGTTCGACCGTTATCCTGGGTCCCAATGGGTCAGGGAAATCGACATTTATGAAGCTGTTATCGAGGGAACTGTATCCCGTCGTTGGGCCGGATCAATATGTCCGGCTGATGGGTAAGGAGCACTGGAATGTGTGGGACCTACGCGCACAGATCGGATTAATTTCAGCGGAAATGCAACAGGTCTATCCCTGTCATACGACCGGGCTGGATATTGTTATTTCCGGGTTTTTCTCCAGCTTGGATGTGTATGACCATCAAACCATCAGTCTGCAACATCGAACCAAAAGCTTTGAGATGATGCGCATGCTCGGGATTGCCCATCTTCGAGATCGCGCCTTCGGGGAAATGTCGAGCGGAGAACAACGGCGAGCCTTGCTAGGACGGGCTTTGGTTCACGAGCCTCAGATTCTTGTCTTAGATGAGCCAACCACCGGGCTGGATGTGCAGGCTTGTTTTCAATATCTTCAAATCATTCGGAATTTTATACGTCAAGGAGGCACGGTGATATTGGTGACGCACCATGTCCATGAAATTCCTCCGGAGATTGAGCGGGTCGTGTTGTTGAAGCAGGGCCGGATCATAAAAGATGGTCCTAAGGGTGACGTTTTGAATGATCTCAGCTTGTCCGTCCTTTTTGAGACTCCGGTTCATCTTCTTCATGATCAGGGATGGTTTCAGATTGTTCCGGCCTTCCCCGGGTAA